From the genome of Gymnogyps californianus isolate 813 chromosome 17, ASM1813914v2, whole genome shotgun sequence, one region includes:
- the LOC127023480 gene encoding somatomedin-B and thrombospondin type-1 domain-containing protein-like — translation MAGCPRWAAVLALLALPALPRRAAAGCAARGLCCPGRDPACLSAGWRPDGSRGPCYCDQACARTLDCCHDYAEACPVIPCVVSQWSVWSGCAEPCKTTYRVRRRHVIQEPRNGGEACPPLEERAGCVEYWTQQGTECKQSLIPALITTGGFGKARKKRAAADGNGRAGYCVEFQLVAITPGCLQSHHSYTRWMQYLREGHTVCVECQHPALDSGSQHCYGDGSGSKTNQLLHWQAVGNPRCKGTWKRIRQLDTCSCPSVHSFLFI, via the exons ATGGCGGGCTGCCCCCGCTGGGCCGCCGTGCTGGCGCTGCTGGCGCTGccggccctgccccgccgcgccgccgccggctgcGCCGCCCGCGGGCTGTGCTGCCCGGGCCGCGACCCGGCCTGCCTGAGCGCCGGCTGGCGGCCCGACGGCTCCCGCGGGCCCTGCTACTGCGACCAGGCGTGCGCCCGCACCCTCGACTGCTGCCACGACTACGCCGAGGCCTGCCCAG TTATCCCCTGTGTCGTATCTCAGTGGAGCGTCTGGAGTGGCTGCGCAGAGCCTTGCAAGACAACATATCGTGTTCGGAGGAGGCACGTCATCCAGGAGCCCAGGAACGGAGGAGAGGCATGCCCTCCTCTGGAGGAGAGGGCTGGCTGCGTGGAGTACTGGACTCAGCAAGGAACAGAGTGCAAACAGTCCCTGA TCCCAGCATTAATAACAACAGGAGGGTTTGGAAAAGcgaggaaaaaaagagctgcagcTGATGGCAATGGAAGAGCAGG GTACTGTGTTGAATTCCAGCTTGTGGCCATCACGCCGGGCTGCTTGCAGAGCCACCACTCATATACTCGCTGGATGCAGTATCTCAGGGAGGGCCACACCGTCTGCGTGGAGTGCCAGCACCCAGCTTTAGACTCTGGAAGTCAACATTGTTATGGGGATGGCAGTGGAAGCAAAAC GAATCAGCTGCTGCACTGGCAGGCAGTAGGGAATCCTCGATGCAAGGGAACCTGGAAGAGAATTCGCCAGCTGGACACTTGCTCCTGTCCTTCTGTTCACAGCTTCTTGTTCATCTAA